CGCCCTCACGGCGATCGCGCTGGCGCTGCCGAAGCTGAGCGGCGGCGAGCGGCTGAGCTTCGTCCTTACCGGACTGCTGGTGCTGGCCGTCCTCCTGCTGCTCGGCCGCCCGAAGGTGGTCGCGCGGCAGGAGGGCATCACGGTGGTCAACCTCACCACCAAGCGCGAACTGGCCTGGGCGCAGGTCCTGCGGGTCAACCTCCGGGCCGGCGACCCCTGGGTCCATCTCGACCTCGCCG
This genomic stretch from Streptomyces nigrescens harbors:
- a CDS encoding PH domain-containing protein, coding for MSAPLPSLPVTFRPTRTRVVLYSVGLAQLAALTAIALALPKLSGGERLSFVLTGLLVLAVLLLLGRPKVVARQEGITVVNLTTKRELAWAQVLRVNLRAGDPWVHLDLADGTSLPAMGIQPGIARDQAIRDARALRDLTEKHGAVDHTAG